The nucleotide sequence TGATCGAGGACACCGCGCCGACCGCGCCGCCACCGGGCAGCGGCAGGGTGGCGTCCCCGTACGGGGCGCCGTTGTCCAGCACCACGTCGGCGAAGTCGGCGAGCTTGCGACCGGACGGGTGGCGGGAGGTCATCCGGCCCGAGTGCTGCGCCGAGGTGATCGCCACGAGCCCGTGCCCGCGCTCCTTCACGATCGAGGCGAACTCGACCATGGCGCCGTTCACGCCGGAGTTCGAGGCGAGCACGAACACGTCCTGCGGCCGGACCGGGGCCAGCTCGTAGAGGCGGTGCGCCACGGCCGGTTCGCGTTCCAGCTTCGGGCCGAGCACGCCGGCCGGCTCGCCGCCGTGCAGCACCAGGTCGCGCAGGGCGATGCGGTTGGTGGGGACGAGCCCACCGGCCCGGCCGGCGATCTCCATGGCGAGGGCCTCCGAGTGACCCGTGCCGAACGCGTGCACCACCC is from Micromonospora terminaliae and encodes:
- a CDS encoding sugar isomerase domain-containing protein — encoded protein: MTVSSEGYLAVVTETIGRVAADQRENVARAADLIAASLRADGVVHAFGTGHSEALAMEIAGRAGGLVPTNRIALRDLVLHGGEPAGVLGPKLEREPAVAHRLYELAPVRPQDVFVLASNSGVNGAMVEFASIVKERGHGLVAITSAQHSGRMTSRHPSGRKLADFADVVLDNGAPYGDATLPLPGGGAVGAVSSITAALLAQQIVAEVVARLIEAGERPPVYLSANITGGDEHNAELEARYAGRIRRGA